Proteins from a single region of Equus asinus isolate D_3611 breed Donkey chromosome 17, EquAss-T2T_v2, whole genome shotgun sequence:
- the LOC106835853 gene encoding olfactory receptor 8J3-like produces the protein MAPGNFTQVTEFILTGVSDRPDLQIPLFFVFLVIYGLTVAGNLSIITLTSIDFQLQTPMYFFLRHLAIINFGNSTVIAPKMLINFLVKKKTTFYYECSTQLGLFLVFIVAEVFMLAVMAYDRYVAICNPLLYVVVVSRQICLLLVSLTYLYSFSTAVVASSSVFSVSYCSSNVINHYFCDTVPLLALSCSDTYFPETVVFISAATNLVFSMTVVLISYSNIVLSILRIRSSEGRKKGFSACASHMMAVTVFYGTLLFMYAQPQTNHSMDTDKMASVFYTLVIPMLNPIIYSLWNKDVKAALKRFLTNPCSFK, from the coding sequence ATGGCTCCTGGAAATTTCACCCAGGTCACGGAGTTTATTCTCACAGGTGTCTCAGACCGTCCAGACCTCCAGATTCcactcttctttgttttcctggtcATCTATGGACTGACTGTGGCAGGGAACCTGAGCATCATCACTCTCACCAGTATTGACTTTCAACTTCAGacccccatgtatttcttcctccgACATTTAGCTATCATAAATTTTGGCAATTCTACAGTCATTGCCCCTAAAATGCTAATCAATTTTTTAGTAAAGAAGAAAACCACATTCTACTATGAATGTTCCACCCAACTTGGGTTGTTCTTGGTTTTCATTGTAGCTGAGGTCTTCATGTTagctgtgatggcctatgaccgctatgtggccatctgcaatcCCCTGCTCTACGTGGTGGTGGTATCTCGTCAGATCTGCCTTCTGCTGGTATCCCTCACGTACCTCTATAGCTTTTCCACAGCTGTGGTGGCTTCATCTTCTGTATTCTCTGTGTCTTATTGCTCTTCCAATGTCATCAATCATTATTTCTGTGATACTGTCCCTCTGTTAGCATTGTCCTGCTCAGATACTTACTTTCCAGAAACAGTAGTGTTTATATCTGCAGCTACAAATTTGGTTTTTTCCATGACTGTAGTTCTCATATCCTATTCCAACATCGTCTTGTCCATTCTAAGGATACGTTcctcagaaggaagaaaaaaaggctttTCCGCATGTGCTTCACATATGATGGCAGTCACAGTTTTCTATGGGACACTACTATTCATGTATGCGCAGCCTCAAACTAACCATTCAATGGATACTGATAAAATGGCTTCTGTGTTTTATACACTGGTGATCCCCATGCTGAATCCCATCATCTACAGCCTGTGGAATAAGGATGTGAAGGCTGCCTTAAAGAGATTTCTGACAAATCcatgttcttttaaataa